AATTGATTCCTTTGATATTATATTTTCCCCTGAATACAATTTTAATGTGTTCATTATAGTATCTAGAATAGCCTTACTTATTCCAATTTCCTTAGGATTAATTTCTATTCCAAAATAATTATATATATTAATTATATCTTTAGATGATAGTGATGAAATATACTTTTTTGTAAGGTCATAAATACTTCCGTCTACATTGAAATAATATCTATAACCTCTTAAATATCCAAATGCCTTTTTCCCATCGATATATCCAAGGTTCATATTAAATATGATATTTTCTCTATTAAAATTAAGAACTGAGCCCTTAAGTTCAAATGGATTCTTTATATTAATTACATTAAAGTCACTTGTATCAGCTCTTTCTACAATACCTGGACTTAGTATATCTACTACTATTATATTACTGGCATCTCCATTAACAGCAAGTGATAATGGTATATTATCACAAAATGCTCCATCAATAAAAACCTTATCCTCAATTGTGTGCTTTTTAAATGCAGGAAGCGCAGAACTTGCTATAAGATAATCTATGAGTTTTCCCTTTGGTATGTCACTTTTACAGAGCTTTACTGGCCTAAAATCGTCTAAAGAAAAGGTTACAATCCCAAAATCAATAGGTGAATTTCTTATAGATTCTTCATCTACAACCTCTTCTAAAAGCCTTTTAAAGGGGGTAATATCAACACCCCTCTTGCTTATAACATGCATCATAAACTCAAGTGTACTTGATATACCCCCTACTTCTAGCAAAGACTCAATATTCTCTTCAATATCCATAACATCCCTTGCAGTAATTTCACTCCAAAGCCTTTGTGCTCTATCAATATCACCTTGAATAAACAAAGCTCCATTTAAAGCTCCAATAGATGTTCCATAGATAGATGTTATTTCTATATTCATTTCCTTTAATGCTTTAAAAACTCCAAGTTCATAGCTTCCTTTAGCACCTCCACCACCGAGTACTAAAGAGTATTTCATAGGTTTTCCTCCTGAAATTTATTAAATATTTTGAACCTGTTTGTATTGATTATAATATCCCATAACCTTAGATACATAATCTCTAGTTTCCCTTGGCATATTCACTATTTCAGGAACAGTGTCTACACCTCTTTTACTCATTCTTGTAATGCCACCATTATAAGCAGAAAGTGCTAATTGCTTGTTACCATTAAATTTATCTAATAAATCCTTTATGTAATTGACTCCGCCATTTACATTTTGCTCTATATTATATGGATTCTTAACACCATAATCTGTAGCGTTATATGACATAAGCTGCATAAGTCCCATAGCACCAGCCCCTGACTTAGTATTTGGATTAAATGATGATTCCTGCTTAATGATTGCCCTTACAAAACTTTCTTCAACACCATATTTCTTACTAGCTTCCTTTATAGCATCATCAATTCTAGGGGATATATTTATATCCTTACTAGATAACTTAGGTGCCTTACCCATAGGATAAAAATCACCATACACTCCATAAACCTCACCTGAGGTACTAGATGAAGTATTTGTACTTGGTATAGCTGAAGCAGTTGAAGATTTTGATGAATCAGAAACTACTTTATCTAAAGTATTATATGTATTATTAATATTATTACTCAAAGATTGCCCATTATATGAAGAACTACAACAATTACATCCGCAACTTGATGTAGAGTTGCCATTATTTAATGCTGATTGAAGCAAATACTCAAAAAGATCTGAATTATTAGACCCAAGTCCCGATGAACCTAGAGAACTTACTCCTGTAGACTCTACTCCTGATGATTCTGAAGATGTAATTCCTGACTTCATCATTGTATTTAACATATATATATTCATAAGTCTTGATACTTCATTAACATTCATTTAATTCACTCCTTGTAATTAAAGGTACTTTAATTTGTATCGTCACTTTTAATAAGGCTCTTAACAACAAAAGGCCACTTACATTTGTAAGCAGCCTAAAATTTTTATAATTTCATATTAATGAGGAAGGGCTAAATATCTAATTATAAATAGTACAGCAAGTACATAAACAATCGGATGTACTTCTTTCCATCTTCCTGTGAAAATCTTCATTATAGGATACATTATTAAACCAATTGATATACCATTTGCAATTGAATATGTAAATGGCATCATTGCGATTATAAAGAATACTGGAACAGATTCTGTAAAGTCGCTAAAGT
The nucleotide sequence above comes from Clostridium cylindrosporum DSM 605. Encoded proteins:
- a CDS encoding patatin-like phospholipase family protein, with the translated sequence MKYSLVLGGGGAKGSYELGVFKALKEMNIEITSIYGTSIGALNGALFIQGDIDRAQRLWSEITARDVMDIEENIESLLEVGGISSTLEFMMHVISKRGVDITPFKRLLEEVVDEESIRNSPIDFGIVTFSLDDFRPVKLCKSDIPKGKLIDYLIASSALPAFKKHTIEDKVFIDGAFCDNIPLSLAVNGDASNIIVVDILSPGIVERADTSDFNVINIKNPFELKGSVLNFNRENIIFNMNLGYIDGKKAFGYLRGYRYYFNVDGSIYDLTKKYISSLSSKDIINIYNYFGIEINPKEIGISKAILDTIMNTLKLYSGENIISKESILRASLEITADFLDIPKIKVYNIEDFIKEIIKSINEVLFNLNEEDYLDYIKNSVLLTDKKKMSKALLDSINKKSNLAFYAKSCRLEQTTLPFRKVVSRLYPRLSIAAVVLLFLDKEGYITLI
- a CDS encoding lytic transglycosylase domain-containing protein, giving the protein MNVNEVSRLMNIYMLNTMMKSGITSSESSGVESTGVSSLGSSGLGSNNSDLFEYLLQSALNNGNSTSSCGCNCCSSSYNGQSLSNNINNTYNTLDKVVSDSSKSSTASAIPSTNTSSSTSGEVYGVYGDFYPMGKAPKLSSKDINISPRIDDAIKEASKKYGVEESFVRAIIKQESSFNPNTKSGAGAMGLMQLMSYNATDYGVKNPYNIEQNVNGGVNYIKDLLDKFNGNKQLALSAYNGGITRMSKRGVDTVPEIVNMPRETRDYVSKVMGYYNQYKQVQNI